The Candidatus Binataceae bacterium sequence GCAGTCCCCGGGAGCGCCAGCTTCCTTCCCCAGCCGGCCAGTTTGTGCGACAAAAAAGCGGACCTGGCGTTTGAGACCATTTGATTGCGGTGCGCTACGAGTTCAAGGGCCGAAAGGGGCAACGTGTTACGTGAGTTTCTGAGCCGGGCTCGCGCGCGCCGCGATAAACGAGATTTCCTGCTTAGCCGGCTTCCGAAAAGATCGGTGGGCGCGGAAATCGGCGTGTGGAAGGGTGAATTCTCCTGTCGCATGCTGAAGCTGGTACGTCCAACCAGGCTCCATCTGATCGATCCATGGAAATACGAACCGTCGTACCAGGGCGCCTGGTACGGCGGGGGCAAGAGCAGCCAAATCGAGATGGATCGAATATTCGAATCCGTTCGGTCGCGATTTTCCAGAGAAGCGGCGAAGGGTCAGATAACCATTCATCGCGCGCCCTCGCAGCTGGCGGCGCAGGATTTCCAGGACGGATACTTCGACTGGGTCTATATAGACGGGAATCACCAATATGAATTTGTAACGGCCGACCTCGAGAGCTTCGCCGCGAAGGTCCGACCCGGGGGCCTGGTTTGCGGGGACGATTACGATCGCCCCACCTCATGGCACAAGGACGGAGTAACCCGGGCTGTCGACCAATTCCTGCGCACTCATGAATACGAACTGGAGGAAGTGCGCGAGCATCAATTTATCATCCGCAAGCCTCCCCCAACTGTCGTCCGACGCCGCTGATCTCTTCTTTGTGGGCGCTCGGTCATCGCACGGCCGCGTCGGAGCGCTGCAGCAAGCCTTGGCAGAGCGCCGCAGCGCGAAATGCGGCTTTTACTGCCGCGCCAT is a genomic window containing:
- a CDS encoding class I SAM-dependent methyltransferase codes for the protein MGAEIGVWKGEFSCRMLKLVRPTRLHLIDPWKYEPSYQGAWYGGGKSSQIEMDRIFESVRSRFSREAAKGQITIHRAPSQLAAQDFQDGYFDWVYIDGNHQYEFVTADLESFAAKVRPGGLVCGDDYDRPTSWHKDGVTRAVDQFLRTHEYELEEVREHQFIIRKPPPTVVRRR